The genomic window CAGGGACGGCATGCCATCCTGtctcttggggggaggggggagtcccCTCCGCGCCTGTCTAGGACTCCAGACAGCCTtgttcctccccctctccaagTTTCCCCATGGCCTCCCCCACCTCACCAATCGTGCCGgctcctcccaccacctcccacccGCCCTCAAGGGATGCTTAGACACGCCTGCTCCCATTTCAGCCCACAGGGCTTCCTTTTGGTAACCAAGAGTCCTCCCTCCTTCTGAGTGTTCTGCCACCATCTCTCCACAGCTACGCCTCCTACCTGGTGTGGAAGGACCTGGGAGGGGGCTTTGGGcggcccctggccctgcctctcGGCCTCTATGCTGTGAAGCTTGCCATCAGCTGGGCTGCCCTGATTCTCTTTTTCGGAGCCCACACCCATGGTCTGGTAAGGCATGCAGTGGAAGTAGTGTAGGAACAGGGGAGAACACCCGTGGCCCCCAGAGCAGATAACACAGTAGACCAATCAAGTGCAAGCAGGTTAACGGGTGGGCAGACTTCTCTGAGCTCTGGCTGAGTGCCCAGACCTCAGCAACTCGGCTCACTGGGTCCAGGGTGCTGCAGAAAGGCGGAGGGCTCAGCGCGACCTACCTGACTGCCCTGcgtccccgcccctcccccatccaggcCCTGCTGCATCTGCTGCTACTCTATGGACTGGTGGTGAGCACAGCGCTGATCTGGCACCCCATCAACAAGCTGGCCGCCCTGCTCCTGCTGCCTTACCTGGCCTGGCTCACCGTGACTGCTTCCATCGCCTACCGCCTGTGGAGGGACAGCCTCTGTCCAGACCATCAGCCTCAGCCCATCGGGGAGAAGAAGGACTGAGGCACCAGGGACAGGAGTGGAGGGAGATGGCCAGGGTAGGGTAGAAGAGAACGCAAGCAGGGTTGTGGGGCTatttggaggaggaagggaggggaaggggagccaggactgatgaatccctgaagaTGACTCAGCCCAGGGTGGTCACTGTCCTGGGTCCCCCGGTGCcaatttcctttccatttcagAAACGGGAGAGGGGAAACttattttatacttaatataaattaattaattctgtATTAATAAGGTAATTTAGAAATACCCATTAATAAAATCCTTTACGAACTTTGAGGGTATGATGCGAAGTGCATATCTGGGATAGACGAAGTCGAGGGGCAGCGTTGCAGGGGTAGACACGTCTGCGCATGTGTGGGAGTCCGTGTCGGTCAATGGGAGCAGGAAGGCAAGTGCAAGGCGAGGGGAGAGTGGGCGTACCCTCTCGGCTCCACTTCCACGCCCTCCCGATAGGGCCGAGATATTTAGGACTCAGATTTCAGTTACCTGGAACACAAAGTCCTTTCGAAAAGTGGtataaaagcaaaacacaaaagtagataaagttaaaaaaaaaaagatgcaaattatATGTGTcaggtttatatattatattttattttagagtagTTTAATGTTATTTCATTGGATTTTAATTAGTATATATTAGTAACAATAATATAATGTGTATAACATATACCATAGTGTATTAtagttattataataataatattatactaTGGTTATACAATATATTATTCTCATGCACTTTCTATATGTTATATTAAGACCTTATGCGATTATCACTGATAAAGAGGATTACAGcccatttttttcatattctttttttactattaattattttaaatccaTTAAAGACTATTACAATAAGAGAAAACAttgagaaaaagaatgaacaccTCAGTGCTGCTAAGTGATTTcagacttctctctttctgcatCTTCTCGTTGGCttctttattttagtttcttctctcctattgttttcttctcctcttgTTTCAAGGCCCTGGTGGTAGCAAGGGTAGCAGTGACTGCCCCTGGGGCTGCCCACCCCCAGATCCCAAAGGAGGTCCGCTAGAAGGCCCAGACACCCTGCccaggagcttttaaaaatactgaccaCTCTCTGGGGATGGAGTTGGCCATCAGTGTTCTCACAACTCCCCAGGGCCTCCAGCAGCCCAGCTGGGAACCACTGCCAACAGAGCCACTGGGGAGGTTATTACAAACGCATGTTCCTCAGACCCCACCTGTGACTTAAGAAACAGAATTTTGGGGTGGAATCCAGGCATCTTTGGATTGAGCTCCCAGCACTTGTGTGAGCTCTCACTAAAATTTGAGAGCTCCAGGTACGGCTGGTCTCTCGGGGCTCTTTTCACTTCCACAACCTGTACTTCTTGTGAGCTGAGTTCTGGCTGAAGAACCAGCTCTGACCTCGCAGGTGGGGGCCAAGGACCAGACGGGGAGAAGCCAGAAGGAGATCATCATTCAAGGAGACTGGCTTTTTCTGGAGCTCAACAAAGGAGGATAAGAAGGAAGGACTCTGCATCCTCCCTGAATCTAAAAGGATATTCTGCCCAGCCAGGCAGGCCAGGGACCCCCACCTCCGCATCCCACAGCACAGAGCAGGTCTTCAGGTATCTTTATGGGCTGGAAAAAATGAACACTTAGTCCCATTAAAAGAAAATGCTGACCAGTACCCCACCAACACCTGCAGACGAGTCTGGAGCCATTGAAAAAGCCTGTGTTTGTTCTTGAAACTTCTTGAAACTTCTCAAGTGGTTCTAATGTTCAGCCTGGTTGAGACAGGTACCAGCCTGGTTCTCCAAGTGTGGCCCACTGACCTCCTGGGGCAGTTGTTAAAGGCCTGGACTCCAGCCCTGCTCCAGACCCACATCATCTGCCTCTGTGAGATGGAATCAGAACATCTTGGGGAAGGAAGGCCATACAGTACAGTCAGTGGTTTGCAGTTCTGGCTCTGGAGAAGAGTCAGCCTGGGCTTGGTACAGACTGTCATTTACTACCTGGGAACCCAGTGCAACTGACTTCACTGCCCgtgcttcatttttctcatctgtgccatgggccctcccccatcccctagAATTGTTGGGAAGAGATGAGATAATGAGTAAAATGAGGTCTGGCACAGAGGAAGTGCTTAACGTCTGTTAGCTGTTCTAGGAGGGGAACCCAGAGGCCCCTTGATGGAGACCCACCTTTCTCCAAGACCCCCAGCTGtatctccctcccttcctaagAGCCAGGAGAGTGAGGTCCCCAGATCTGGCGGCCAGCCTGACCAGtgtcacatgcagaaaatgagTCGCTTTTTATGTTGCAAGTTCAGGTGGATTTTGTCTTCACCTCAATCAAATTTTCTAAAACTGCTTTCAGTTGAATTTATAACTTCATTTATATGTGTAGCTGTTTAAACGTAGAAGCATAATCCATAAATACCGATCGAGGGTGGGCTCAGATCCACCGCACTGCACTGGTTCTCGTCCCTGCTCCACTGTTACCGGGTGACCTTAGACGAGTCAACACCCCAGAGTTATTTGCCATTGTTGTTGTCGTCATCATCTCACAGAGGTAGTATAAATAGCTGCTCCGAATTTTATTGGTGTCGCCAGCTAATTCTAGAAGTTTAACTGATGCTCTAAGAAGAGGAGAGTCTACCCAAGCCCACTGCATGGACTTTGCCCTCCCCAGTGCAAGCTGATCCACAGACCCAGGCATCCAGATACCTCCAGTTCTGGACACTTGGCCCTAGAACAAAGCTTGATTTGGGCAGTTTCCCAAGCCCCGGAATAACAAGACTGCCTGATAGGGATGAGCCAAACCAAGGGGCTTCCTGGCTTTGAACAGAAACAGCCAGAAAGGGCAGGATTCCAACCACAAACTCTCatcctctgtccccagagtcATCGTTAAAATTCCCTTCTGTAGGAGTACCTGGTGGTTCGGTCGGTtaaatgcctgactcttgatttcagctcagttcatgatctcaaggtcatgagactgagccccaagttgggctctgtgatcagtgaggagtctgcttgtctctctccctctgcctctcccccatcaCACGCTCATGCCTGCGAgcattttccctctctcactctctctttctcaaatggatgaataaataaaatcttttaaaaaaagaaaagaaaagaaaaactcccTTTTGCACTGCTCTTTGGTTCCTGGGTGGGAGCCTTTAATCTCCCAATCTGCCTGAAGCCCTTGTCCTTACCCCACTGGTTCTTAACCACACCTGGAACACGCACTGCCCTGGGCCCCTCCTAGGTATCTGGAGTTACCTAGAGCTGTGCCTGAGTGGAGTCAGAGATGCCTCCTATCTTTACGACATGTGTCCTGGGATCCCACCACCGCAGTcatgtgtgtgtgcttctctgtctttctgtagTAGTTTTCCATTTGCCTCTGAGCGAGTACATGGCATGTGACTATGATTCACTGGGTGgagagtggcagggagggggagatgagctCCGCAAAGGCTGTGCAGTGCTCCCCACACCAGTGTGTACAGAGGCTGGGAGCTGCAGCAGATAACATAGCACCCCCAGTAGGTGGTACGTCTCTTTCTGCTGGATCTtagtccctccttccctccctggaaCCCTGCATCCTTCCTCCCTTTGCCAAGTCTGCAGAGTTGAGCCACACAGAGGCAAGGTGAGGTGGGGAGACTGAGAGTGGACAAAGTTTTGGTCCACTGGGCTGGGAGGGAGCAGAGTGCAGGCATCCCCAGCCCTTCCTCCCCATGGGCAGGTAGACATGATGCCCTGGTGGAAGGAAGTTGAAGGCCCCCAGAGTGTTGCCAGGCCTGGGCCAGGGCTCCAAAGTCTTCCTTTGTGGTAGCCACATCCATCCAATCCCCTGGAATTCCCCGGCACCCCAAGCTGAGTTTCAGAGTCCTTCTCCTTCTTGTAGTTCTGGAAAACAAGGACAAGGCCCTCTTGTTTTAAGGACTGATTGCTAATCCCCTTTAGTGGCAGGCAAGTTACTGACCCACACAAAGACTGGCTCTGGTCAGGACCCCCTCAGATCCAGACCTCCCTCTTTCATGCTCAGAAGAGTCCCTTGAAGCCCCTTCTCTCCTCGCAAGCTCTCAAGGACCCTCACCCAACTTCGGCACATTCTGCTAGTGTGCAAACCAGGACAGGCTCTCTGCCATAATGGTTGCCTCAGTGCTATCTTTTCAGCCTCATCCGTCCCTCTAACTGTCTATAGCTCCAAGATCCCCCAGCCCACAGGAGCACCCAGGAAACCCCTGTCCTCTCCACCTGCACCTGTTCCACACACTGACTGTTCTAAGCGCTGGAATTCTCCTTTCAAAAGCTGATTCAGTTTATCTCTTTCTCCTAGTAGGTTCTTTGGCCCCGCAAACACCTCTTTCAAAGAACACTATTAGTCACCTTCTTGTGCATGATTCTTATCAGCTCACTTTCTTCAAAGACTCAAAACGCCCGCCGCAGGAGCCGGGCAGTGCCGGGAGTGGCTGCTGGAATGGAGGACCGCCGTGACTAAGTTCCCATGTCACCCTTTTCCCCAGGGGACAGCACATTCTGCCTGGCAACCCGAGCGTTGTGTTCTGCACAGGAGGATATTGAAAACCTTGGCCCACGCTGTGAGCCTAGTGCCTTCCCTGATCTCAGCCTTAGACCTTTGGGAGACCCTggggccccttccccaccccctgcctggccAAAGCTCTGGACACCCGTGTTTATGTCAACAGAGCGGTTGCTGGAGGGCACAGGCTTCTGGCCACCAGGGGGTTGTATGGTGCCTGCGGCCCGTTGTTTGTGTACCTCGTCTCAGTAGTGACCGAGGGATAGGCACGCCCTGGCTGGGTCTCTGGGGCAACGCGCTGTTGGGGTCCCAGCTGTCCCTGCACATAAAGCACCCACTCCATCAGCGCACTCCCGAGGTGTCTTCTTTCACAAAGTGAGAATTTAAACCTTCCCCTGGTGAGGCTTCTATTTTCCACTAGGCTCCTCCTGGCCTCTACTTCCTTCCTAGTGAGGGCAGCGCGGGATCAGGCTGGGACCCAAGGAACAGCTGTGCCTGACCCTGTCCCCTACTCCTCGGCCACCTCCAGAACATCCGAATGTTTTCTGAAACGACCCTGGGAAATGGGACTGGGAGAGGCAGGTTGCAGCTTCTCTTGGGCCTGATACAGCTCCTTCCAGCCCCTGCCATCCCAGAGAGAATGGGGCTGGGGCCTGCGGGGACAGATTGGGAGCATTCCTTTTTCGGTTTCCATCCCTACTCCCCAGCTGCTTTGTCTCTATCCCTGTACCctctacacatacacaccacacggACATACATGCCTCTGCACATGCACTCCTCACATACTGATTGCTTCTAGAGCCAAGGTCCCTGAAGAACGCCTTCTTCCCCTAGAGCCCTTCTTGTCCCTCCTTCCTCGGAGCCTGGCCTCGGGGGTCCTGGTAGCAGTAGGAACCGAATGGTGAAGGTCCCATAGCATGACTCTGGCAGCCCACAGCTCTGTTCTCactagctgcatgaccttggccaagtcacttAAGCTCTCTGGTCTCAAATTCCTCActaataaaatgagaatgattACTATTAATTAATACCTACCCCCAACATCCTCATGAGGAGTAAATAG from Meles meles chromosome 5, mMelMel3.1 paternal haplotype, whole genome shotgun sequence includes these protein-coding regions:
- the TSPO2 gene encoding translocator protein 2; translated protein: MQPHGAIFLALPHLGPILLWLLTRHRTSGWDDSPKKPPGCPPHKVLLAGWITMYFVVGYASYLVWKDLGGGFGRPLALPLGLYAVKLAISWAALILFFGAHTHGLALLHLLLLYGLVVSTALIWHPINKLAALLLLPYLAWLTVTASIAYRLWRDSLCPDHQPQPIGEKKD